One window of Leptotrichia sp. oral taxon 498 genomic DNA carries:
- a CDS encoding endonuclease/exonuclease/phosphatase family protein, with translation MEFRLMTYNIFGARLTDGRELARSIKKYKPDFIGLQEVDRNTKRSKFRDVTQEMAQELGYNYYYFQKVMDFDKGEYGISFISKYDVKIIYIHELPGKSKEKRQVLAAKLSLGKFKRKILVVNTHLDNKMDNKHEELDDLFSVINKFRGDVKFLCGDFNLLPTTEHYGKIRETWNDSYFEGKDLHGNKNEATRDLETARIDYIMARKDANYKVKESFYINDNSRDWTKLSDHLPYMAVFDVK, from the coding sequence ATGGAATTTAGACTTATGACATATAATATTTTTGGAGCGAGATTAACTGATGGACGAGAACTTGCACGAAGCATAAAAAAGTATAAACCTGATTTTATTGGGTTACAGGAAGTGGATAGAAATACAAAAAGAAGTAAATTTCGAGATGTTACTCAAGAAATGGCACAGGAATTGGGATACAATTATTATTATTTTCAAAAAGTGATGGATTTTGATAAAGGAGAGTATGGAATTTCCTTTATTTCAAAATATGATGTAAAAATTATATATATTCACGAATTGCCGGGAAAAAGCAAGGAAAAAAGACAAGTTTTGGCAGCCAAATTAAGTCTAGGGAAATTTAAAAGAAAAATTTTGGTTGTAAATACTCATTTGGACAATAAAATGGATAATAAACATGAGGAATTGGATGACTTGTTTTCAGTAATTAATAAATTTAGAGGAGATGTGAAGTTTTTGTGCGGAGATTTTAATCTTTTACCAACGACAGAACATTACGGAAAAATTAGAGAAACTTGGAATGATAGCTACTTTGAAGGAAAAGATTTACATGGAAACAAAAACGAAGCGACAAGGGACTTGGAAACGGCAAGAATTGATTATATAATGGCTCGGAAAGATGCTAATTACAAGGTAAAAGAAAGTTTTTACATCAATGATAATTCTCGAGATTGGACAAAATTGTCAGATCACTTGCCTTATATGGCGGTTTTTGACGTGAAATAA
- a CDS encoding GNAT family N-acetyltransferase codes for MKIRNATINDLKELTKIEAKCFPSEEAATEEDFKARLKVYPNYFWILEDDFGKIISFVNGMVAGSKNLIDEMFENPNLHDKNGDWQMIFGVNTLPEYRKNGYAGLLLKQVIKDAKKQKRKGVVLTCKEKLVNYYEKFGFRSYGISESLHGGAVWYDMRIDF; via the coding sequence ATGAAAATTAGAAATGCGACAATAAACGATTTGAAAGAATTGACAAAAATTGAGGCAAAGTGTTTTCCTTCTGAAGAAGCAGCAACAGAAGAAGATTTTAAGGCAAGATTAAAAGTTTATCCAAATTATTTCTGGATTTTAGAAGATGATTTTGGGAAAATAATCTCATTTGTGAATGGAATGGTAGCGGGTAGCAAAAATTTGATAGATGAAATGTTTGAAAATCCTAATTTACATGATAAAAATGGGGACTGGCAAATGATTTTTGGAGTAAATACACTGCCTGAATATAGAAAAAATGGATATGCAGGTTTACTTTTAAAACAAGTTATAAAAGATGCAAAAAAACAGAAAAGAAAAGGAGTTGTACTTACTTGTAAAGAAAAATTGGTCAATTATTATGAAAAATTTGGATTTAGAAGTTACGGGATTTCAGAATCTTTGCATGGCGGCGCAGTTTGGTACGATATGAGAATAGATTTTTAG
- the hpf gene encoding ribosome hibernation-promoting factor, HPF/YfiA family: MKIIISGKQLKVTDAIRKYAEEKINKISKYSDAITEVDVVLTVEDTKSEGPVHKADGLVYASGTKIKIEAEDKDLYAAIDELSDRLERQVRKYKERQKDYNKKGTR; the protein is encoded by the coding sequence ATGAAAATCATTATTAGCGGAAAACAACTTAAAGTTACAGATGCAATCAGAAAATATGCGGAGGAAAAAATTAATAAAATTTCTAAATATTCAGACGCTATAACAGAAGTCGATGTTGTTCTGACTGTAGAAGATACAAAATCTGAAGGACCAGTTCACAAAGCTGACGGTTTAGTTTATGCAAGTGGTACAAAAATAAAAATTGAAGCTGAAGACAAAGACTTGTATGCAGCAATTGATGAATTATCTGACAGATTGGAAAGACAAGTTAGAAAATATAAAGAAAGACAAAAAGACTACAACAAAAAAGGAACTCGTTAA
- the rnmV gene encoding ribonuclease M5: MEKIKIKEIIIVEGRDDITALKRVVDAHIIALNGFSALSKKTINKIVNLSKENELILFTDPDYAGKKIRDTLRKYIPNIKHAFISRKDATKNKNVGVENANDKAILDALKNLITEKNENNGYTFTMQDLIENELCSGKNAKERRIELGDYLKIGYYNSKQLLNALNSFSITKEQFDSALKKLK; this comes from the coding sequence ATGGAAAAGATTAAAATAAAAGAAATTATAATCGTGGAAGGAAGAGATGACATTACGGCGCTAAAAAGGGTTGTTGACGCACACATTATAGCATTAAATGGATTTTCTGCTCTCTCAAAAAAAACAATAAATAAGATTGTAAATTTGTCTAAAGAAAATGAACTGATTTTATTTACCGACCCAGATTATGCGGGAAAAAAAATTCGAGATACGTTAAGAAAATATATTCCGAATATAAAACATGCTTTTATCTCAAGAAAAGATGCAACTAAAAATAAAAATGTCGGCGTGGAAAATGCAAACGACAAAGCTATTTTAGATGCACTGAAAAATTTAATTACAGAAAAAAATGAAAATAACGGTTACACATTTACAATGCAAGATTTGATAGAAAATGAGCTTTGCTCGGGAAAAAACGCTAAAGAACGTCGAATAGAACTGGGAGACTATTTAAAGATAGGCTACTATAATTCAAAACAACTTTTAAACGCACTAAATTCCTTTAGTATCACAAAAGAACAATTTGATTCCGCATTAAAAAAATTAAAGTAG
- a CDS encoding aminoacyl-histidine dipeptidase, translating into MELENLYPQKVFHYFSEISKIPRGSKREKKISDFLVNFAKKRNLEVIQDKALNVLIKKEATKGYENFSPLILQGHMDMVWEKNKNTDFDFENCGIELAVKDGFLTANGTTLGADNGIAVAIALAILDSDDIAHPALEVILTTDEEEGMTGVNNLDFSLFSGKALINLDTEEYGQVYVSSAGGARIENEFNLIKKDCENDDTVFSIEVKGLDGGHSGAEIHLGLGNSNKILNEVLYHLNKRYFMELIDFDGGEKTNAIPREAICHISVKLDEPGHRLEELANLAFKNILTDFGVIDKNPVLEIKKMNNVKNFKKISTADTNRVLSFFHEFPNGVISMSKDIENLVETSINLGVIKSEEISNQLRIKIQSLPRSSVNHSLEKLIEEIKELCKKYDAKMKVSAPYPSWEYRKDSKIRELMINSFKKINNSEPEIKAIHAGLECGIFDANMDVDITSIGPNIYGAHTPEERMEISSVGKTWDLLLTVLKDYNIK; encoded by the coding sequence ATGGAATTAGAAAATTTATATCCTCAAAAAGTTTTTCACTATTTCAGTGAAATTTCAAAAATACCAAGAGGTTCAAAAAGAGAAAAAAAAATCAGTGATTTTCTTGTAAATTTCGCAAAAAAAAGAAATCTTGAAGTTATACAAGATAAAGCATTAAATGTTTTAATAAAAAAAGAAGCCACAAAAGGCTACGAAAACTTTTCTCCCCTTATTTTACAAGGGCATATGGATATGGTCTGGGAGAAGAACAAAAATACTGACTTTGACTTTGAAAATTGTGGAATTGAACTTGCTGTAAAAGATGGATTTTTAACAGCGAATGGAACCACATTAGGTGCCGATAATGGAATTGCTGTTGCGATAGCTCTTGCAATTTTGGATAGTGATGATATAGCTCATCCAGCACTTGAAGTTATTTTAACAACTGATGAAGAAGAAGGAATGACAGGAGTAAATAATTTGGATTTCAGCCTTTTTTCAGGAAAAGCTTTGATTAATCTAGATACTGAAGAATACGGACAAGTGTATGTAAGCAGCGCAGGTGGAGCTAGAATTGAAAACGAATTTAATCTTATCAAAAAGGACTGTGAAAATGATGACACAGTTTTCTCAATCGAAGTAAAAGGCTTAGATGGAGGGCATTCTGGGGCCGAAATTCATTTGGGGCTTGGGAATTCAAACAAGATATTAAATGAAGTGCTGTATCATTTAAACAAAAGATATTTTATGGAATTAATTGACTTTGATGGCGGTGAAAAAACTAATGCAATTCCTCGTGAAGCGATATGCCATATTAGCGTAAAATTAGATGAACCAGGACACAGACTTGAAGAATTGGCAAATTTAGCTTTTAAAAATATTTTAACTGATTTTGGTGTAATTGACAAAAACCCAGTTTTAGAAATAAAAAAAATGAACAATGTTAAAAATTTCAAGAAAATATCAACTGCTGACACAAACAGAGTTCTTTCATTTTTCCACGAATTTCCAAATGGCGTAATTTCAATGAGCAAAGACATCGAAAATCTTGTGGAGACATCAATTAATTTAGGCGTTATAAAGTCTGAAGAAATTTCAAACCAATTAAGAATAAAAATTCAGTCGCTACCTAGAAGTTCTGTAAATCATTCACTTGAAAAATTAATCGAAGAAATTAAAGAACTTTGTAAAAAATATGATGCGAAAATGAAAGTTAGCGCTCCATATCCATCTTGGGAATACCGAAAGGATTCAAAAATACGAGAACTTATGATAAATTCATTTAAAAAAATTAATAATTCTGAGCCAGAAATAAAAGCGATTCACGCTGGACTTGAATGTGGAATTTTTGACGCAAATATGGATGTGGACATCACTTCCATTGGACCAAATATTTATGGTGCTCACACGCCTGAAGAAAGAATGGAAATAAGTTCAGTTGGAAAAACTTGGGATTTACTTTTGACTGTTTTAAAAGATTATAATATTAAATAA
- the deoD gene encoding purine-nucleoside phosphorylase codes for MATPHIGANKGDIAQTILLPGDPLRAKYIAETFLENAVQYNNVRGMLGFTGTYKGKKISVQGTGMGVPSIGIYLHELISEFGVKNLIRVGTAGSYQKDVKVRDVVLAMSASTDSAINRLRFNGADYAPTANSEMLFKAYEIAKQKGLNVKAGNVFTSDTFYGDDPNAWKKWAKFGVLCVEMETAQLYTTAAKLGANALTILTISDSFITHEVTSAEERQTTFNDMIKVALETAISL; via the coding sequence ATGGCTACACCACATATTGGGGCAAATAAAGGAGATATTGCACAAACTATATTACTACCAGGAGATCCACTTAGGGCAAAATATATTGCAGAAACTTTTTTAGAAAATGCTGTTCAATATAACAATGTTCGTGGAATGTTGGGATTTACTGGAACTTATAAAGGGAAAAAAATCTCAGTTCAAGGGACTGGAATGGGAGTTCCTTCAATTGGAATTTACTTGCACGAACTTATTTCTGAATTTGGAGTGAAAAACTTAATCAGAGTTGGAACAGCGGGGTCTTATCAAAAAGATGTAAAAGTGAGAGATGTCGTACTTGCCATGTCGGCTTCAACTGATTCAGCTATCAATAGACTTAGATTTAACGGAGCAGATTACGCACCAACTGCAAATTCCGAAATGCTTTTTAAAGCGTATGAAATTGCAAAACAAAAAGGGCTTAATGTAAAAGCTGGAAATGTATTTACAAGTGACACTTTTTATGGAGATGACCCTAACGCTTGGAAAAAATGGGCAAAATTTGGAGTGTTGTGTGTAGAAATGGAAACTGCACAACTTTACACAACCGCTGCAAAATTGGGAGCAAACGCACTAACAATACTCACAATAAGTGATTCGTTTATAACTCACGAAGTTACCAGTGCTGAGGAAAGACAGACAACATTTAACGATATGATAAAAGTCGCACTTGAAACCGCAATATCGCTTTAA
- a CDS encoding phosphoribosylformylglycinamidine synthase translates to MNYRIFVEKKEDFRVEAQNLFSDLKENIGLAGLLDVRVLNIYDIFNLGKNDLQKLEKTVFSEINIDNVYKSLEESLGAHKNKNSKEVYFSVEFLPGQYDQRADSAIQCINLLIDQDNNINVKSGKLIVLYGNISSEELNKIKKHCINNVEAREKNLDILSENVELPNKDKVIVYDGFIKKNKEEIVKMRNDLELAMTAKDLLFIQEYFKNEEKRNPTETEIRVLDTYWSDHCRHTTFETIIDDIKVENKVYRDLFNKAINEYVESRKYVYEEREAKRPMTLMDLATVFGKEQRKNGSLPDLEVSDEINACSIYIDVPVERINEDGKAEVTEEKWILQFKNETHNHPTEIEPFGGAATCIGGAIRDPLSGRTFIYQAVRISGAGDPTERIEDTIKGKLPQKVITKTAAHGFSSYGNQIGLATTHVNEIYDEGYKAKRMELGLVVGAAPAENIIREKPEAGDIVVLLGGRTGRDGIGGATGSSKEHTTESSEKSSAEVQKGNAVTERKIQRLFRNKNVTTLIKKCNDFGAGGVSVAIGELADGLVIDLNEIRVKYIGLTGTELAISESQERMAVVIRKEDLDKFVEYATEENLEAYKVAEINDSNRLVMTYNGETIVDISRDFLNTNGASSNINIEIENSDKLVLDRKIAGNTFKEKFVNNLKDLNVASQRGLVETFDSTIGASTVLMPFGGKYQLTPAEVSVQKVSVMNAETDVASMVGYGYNPYIAKQVPFHGGAYAVIESLAKVVAAGGNYKNVRFTFQEYFERLGNEAKKWGRPLSALLGALHIQKSFGLSSIGGKDSMSGTFNDISVPPTLVSFAVSVVNAEDVVSSEFKKAGDNIYLITTKLDENDLPDLKELKENFDFIEKNIKDKKIVASVAVKNGGIAESIAKMTFGNKLGVNVNFAENAENEWFKVNYGAFIIETPEKIDYKNATLLGKVTEEAKIVINNDTVMDLDELIAEWEKPLEKVFPTKKEIKNKKVSCGLIYEKLKRIEHENVISNIANNYAKPRVFIPVFPGTNSEYDLERAFNREGGLSKIGVFNNLTHKNILNSIDTFVKEINNSQILMLPGGFSAGDEPDGSAKFMVAVLKNKKVKEAVENLLKRDGLILGICNGFQALIKSGLLPYGEIRELNEDSPTLTFNTIGKHMSKIVQTQLMTNNSPWLSDMEVGDIHSVAISHGEGRLVITENEYIKLFENNQIATKYVDLNGKVTMDSQFNPNGSYYAIEGMLAYNGRIFGKMGHSERKGKNVYKNIYGNKEQNIFRNGIKFFK, encoded by the coding sequence ATGAATTACAGAATCTTTGTTGAAAAAAAAGAAGATTTTAGAGTGGAAGCACAAAATTTATTTAGTGATTTAAAAGAAAATATCGGACTTGCTGGACTTTTGGATGTGAGAGTTTTAAACATTTATGATATTTTTAATTTAGGTAAAAATGATTTGCAAAAATTAGAAAAAACTGTATTTTCAGAAATAAATATTGACAATGTTTACAAATCATTGGAAGAGAGTTTAGGGGCGCATAAAAATAAAAATTCAAAAGAAGTGTACTTTTCTGTTGAATTTTTGCCAGGGCAATACGATCAAAGGGCAGATTCTGCAATTCAATGTATAAATTTACTGATTGACCAAGATAATAACATCAATGTAAAAAGTGGAAAATTAATAGTTTTATATGGCAACATTTCTTCAGAAGAGTTAAATAAAATAAAAAAACATTGTATAAATAATGTAGAAGCCAGAGAAAAAAATTTAGATATCTTGTCTGAAAATGTTGAATTACCAAATAAAGATAAAGTCATTGTTTATGATGGATTTATCAAAAAAAACAAAGAAGAAATTGTTAAAATGAGAAATGATTTAGAATTAGCAATGACTGCAAAAGACTTACTGTTTATTCAAGAATATTTTAAAAATGAAGAAAAGAGAAATCCGACAGAAACTGAAATAAGAGTGCTTGACACTTACTGGTCAGACCACTGTAGACATACAACTTTTGAAACAATTATTGATGATATAAAAGTTGAGAATAAAGTTTACAGAGATTTGTTTAATAAAGCAATAAATGAATATGTTGAAAGTAGAAAATATGTTTATGAGGAAAGAGAAGCTAAAAGACCGATGACTTTAATGGATTTGGCGACTGTTTTTGGGAAAGAGCAGAGAAAAAATGGGTCACTTCCAGATTTAGAAGTTTCTGATGAAATTAATGCTTGTTCAATTTACATTGATGTTCCTGTGGAAAGAATTAATGAAGATGGAAAAGCAGAAGTAACTGAAGAAAAATGGATTTTACAATTTAAAAATGAAACTCATAACCATCCTACAGAAATTGAACCATTTGGAGGAGCTGCAACTTGTATTGGGGGAGCAATTAGAGACCCGTTATCAGGAAGAACTTTCATTTATCAAGCGGTTAGAATAAGTGGAGCTGGGGATCCAACTGAAAGAATTGAAGATACGATAAAAGGTAAATTACCTCAAAAAGTTATTACAAAAACTGCTGCACATGGATTTTCATCTTATGGAAACCAAATTGGACTTGCGACAACTCATGTAAATGAAATTTATGATGAAGGTTATAAAGCGAAAAGAATGGAATTGGGACTTGTTGTAGGAGCTGCACCAGCTGAAAATATTATTCGTGAAAAACCTGAAGCGGGAGATATCGTAGTACTTTTAGGTGGAAGAACAGGAAGAGATGGAATTGGTGGAGCTACTGGCTCGTCTAAAGAACATACTACAGAATCATCAGAAAAATCAAGTGCTGAAGTTCAAAAAGGAAATGCAGTTACTGAAAGAAAAATCCAAAGATTATTTAGAAATAAAAATGTTACGACATTGATTAAAAAATGTAATGATTTTGGAGCTGGAGGAGTTTCAGTTGCGATTGGAGAATTGGCTGATGGACTGGTAATTGACTTGAATGAAATTAGAGTTAAATATATTGGACTTACTGGAACTGAATTGGCGATTTCTGAATCACAGGAAAGAATGGCTGTTGTAATTAGAAAAGAAGATTTAGATAAATTCGTTGAATATGCGACTGAAGAAAACTTGGAGGCTTACAAAGTTGCTGAAATCAATGATTCTAACAGATTGGTTATGACTTACAATGGAGAAACAATTGTTGACATTTCAAGAGATTTTTTGAATACAAATGGAGCGTCTTCAAATATCAATATTGAAATTGAAAATTCTGATAAATTGGTGTTGGATAGAAAAATTGCTGGAAATACATTTAAAGAAAAATTTGTTAATAACTTGAAAGACTTGAATGTAGCTTCTCAAAGAGGATTGGTTGAAACTTTTGATTCGACAATTGGAGCAAGTACAGTATTAATGCCGTTTGGTGGGAAATATCAATTGACACCAGCTGAAGTTTCCGTGCAAAAAGTATCGGTAATGAACGCTGAAACAGATGTTGCATCAATGGTTGGATATGGATACAATCCTTACATTGCAAAACAAGTTCCATTCCACGGAGGAGCTTATGCGGTAATTGAATCTTTAGCTAAAGTTGTGGCAGCTGGAGGAAATTACAAAAATGTAAGATTTACATTCCAAGAATATTTTGAAAGATTAGGAAATGAGGCTAAAAAATGGGGAAGACCATTATCAGCGTTATTAGGAGCGTTACACATTCAAAAATCTTTTGGATTGTCGTCAATTGGTGGAAAGGACTCAATGAGTGGAACATTTAATGATATTTCAGTTCCGCCAACATTAGTTTCGTTTGCTGTAAGTGTTGTAAATGCTGAAGATGTTGTTTCGAGTGAATTTAAAAAAGCAGGAGATAATATTTACTTGATTACGACTAAATTAGATGAAAATGACTTGCCAGACTTGAAAGAATTGAAAGAAAACTTTGATTTCATCGAAAAAAATATTAAAGATAAGAAAATTGTTGCGTCAGTAGCTGTTAAAAATGGTGGAATTGCTGAAAGCATAGCAAAAATGACATTTGGTAACAAGTTAGGTGTAAATGTAAACTTTGCAGAAAATGCAGAAAATGAATGGTTTAAAGTTAATTATGGAGCATTTATAATTGAAACTCCTGAAAAGATTGATTATAAAAATGCTACATTGTTAGGAAAAGTTACTGAAGAAGCGAAAATTGTTATAAATAATGACACAGTGATGGATTTGGATGAATTGATTGCTGAATGGGAAAAACCGCTTGAAAAAGTGTTCCCAACTAAAAAAGAAATTAAAAATAAAAAAGTTTCTTGCGGATTGATTTATGAAAAATTGAAGAGAATTGAGCATGAAAATGTGATAAGCAATATCGCAAATAATTATGCAAAACCAAGAGTATTTATACCAGTATTTCCTGGAACAAACTCAGAATATGACTTGGAGAGAGCTTTTAACCGAGAAGGAGGACTATCAAAAATTGGAGTGTTCAATAACTTGACACATAAAAATATTTTGAATTCAATAGATACTTTTGTTAAAGAGATAAATAATTCTCAAATATTGATGTTGCCTGGTGGATTTAGTGCGGGAGATGAACCAGATGGATCGGCGAAATTTATGGTAGCTGTGTTAAAAAATAAAAAAGTTAAAGAAGCGGTGGAAAATTTACTGAAGAGAGACGGGTTGATTTTAGGAATTTGTAATGGATTCCAAGCGTTGATTAAATCAGGATTACTGCCATATGGAGAAATCAGAGAATTAAATGAAGATTCGCCAACATTAACATTTAATACAATAGGAAAACATATGTCTAAAATCGTTCAAACTCAACTTATGACAAATAATTCGCCTTGGTTATCAGATATGGAAGTAGGAGATATTCATTCTGTGGCGATTTCTCACGGGGAAGGAAGACTTGTTATAACTGAGAATGAGTACATTAAATTGTTTGAAAATAACCAGATTGCAACAAAATATGTGGATTTGAATGGAAAAGTTACAATGGATTCGCAATTTAATCCAAATGGTTCTTATTACGCAATTGAAGGAATGTTAGCTTATAATGGTAGAATCTTTGGTAAAATGGGACATTCTGAAAGAAAAGGAAAGAATGTTTACAAAAATATTTATGGAAATAAAGAGCAGAATATTTTTAGAAATGGAATTAAATTTTTTAAATAG
- the purE gene encoding 5-(carboxyamino)imidazole ribonucleotide mutase, whose protein sequence is MKVAIFFGSQSDTDKMRGAANCLREFGIEFEAYVLSAHRVPEKLEEVLADVEKRGAEVIIAGAGLAAHLPGVIASKTILPVVGVPLNGALEGLDALYSIVQMPKSIPVATVGINNSYNSGMLAVQILAVKYPEIREKLVTFRKQMKAKFIADNEKKVEL, encoded by the coding sequence ATGAAAGTAGCAATATTTTTTGGAAGTCAGTCAGATACTGACAAAATGAGAGGTGCAGCAAATTGCTTGAGAGAATTTGGAATTGAGTTTGAGGCTTATGTATTGTCGGCTCATAGAGTTCCTGAAAAATTGGAAGAAGTTTTAGCTGATGTAGAAAAAAGAGGTGCAGAAGTGATTATTGCTGGAGCTGGACTTGCGGCACATTTACCTGGAGTTATTGCTTCAAAAACCATACTGCCAGTAGTTGGAGTTCCTTTAAATGGAGCACTTGAAGGATTGGATGCACTTTATTCGATTGTTCAAATGCCAAAATCTATTCCAGTGGCAACTGTTGGAATTAATAATTCATACAATTCAGGAATGCTAGCTGTGCAAATTCTTGCGGTAAAATATCCTGAAATTAGAGAAAAATTGGTTACATTTAGAAAACAAATGAAAGCTAAATTTATTGCTGATAATGAGAAGAAAGTTGAATTATAA
- the purC gene encoding phosphoribosylaminoimidazolesuccinocarboxamide synthase codes for MEKREKIYEGKAKSIFATDNADEIIMYFKDDATAFNGVKKDQLEDKGILNNKISTLLYGYLIKHGVKTHWIKTLNEREQLCKKVEIVPLEVIIRNRATGSFVKRYAAEEGKIFKRPTFELSYKNDDLGDPLLNDDHALALELVTEEELAKIKEQTFLINDLLSKLFDKMNLILVDYKVEFGRDKDGNILLADEISPDSMRLWDKDTLKKLDKDRFRQDLGDVMGAYREVLRRLEKALAE; via the coding sequence ATGGAAAAAAGAGAAAAAATTTACGAAGGAAAAGCAAAATCAATTTTTGCAACAGATAATGCGGATGAAATAATTATGTATTTTAAAGATGATGCAACTGCATTTAATGGAGTTAAAAAAGATCAACTGGAAGATAAAGGGATTTTGAATAATAAAATTTCTACATTACTTTATGGATATTTGATTAAACATGGTGTAAAAACTCACTGGATTAAAACTTTGAATGAAAGGGAACAACTTTGTAAAAAAGTGGAAATTGTGCCTTTGGAAGTAATTATTAGAAATAGAGCAACTGGAAGTTTTGTAAAAAGATATGCGGCTGAAGAAGGAAAAATCTTTAAAAGACCTACTTTTGAATTATCTTACAAAAATGATGATTTGGGAGATCCGTTGCTAAATGATGATCATGCTTTGGCGTTGGAATTAGTTACTGAAGAAGAACTAGCTAAGATTAAAGAACAAACTTTCTTGATTAATGATTTGTTGTCTAAATTGTTTGACAAAATGAACTTGATTTTGGTGGATTATAAAGTTGAGTTTGGAAGAGATAAAGATGGAAATATTTTACTTGCAGATGAAATTAGTCCAGATTCAATGAGACTTTGGGATAAAGATACACTTAAAAAATTGGATAAAGATAGATTTAGACAAGATTTGGGAGATGTAATGGGTGCATATCGTGAAGTTTTAAGACGTTTAGAAAAAGCATTGGCAGAATAA